The genomic stretch CTACATTATTTATTGCAGTAAATACCACCAACGGCTGAATTCTGAAGATCCTAACATTTTTTGCTTCCGGTGGGGATCAACTTCGAGTTTAATTAGTTTAGGAGGAGGAACGGTAGGCAAGTCTTTGAGACAGTCGCAGTCGAACAAATCCAGAGTCTGAAGACTCGACATAAACTGAATTTCTGGGGGAAGTCTGGATATACTAGTAGCTCGAAGCCTCAGTTCTCTGAGATGACGTAGAAGCCAAATACCGCTAGGAATGTCTCCCCCCAAATTCCTAGACAAGGATGCATGGACTTCTTCCAGGTTTGTCAACCATTCAATGTCACGAGGAAATTTCCTTATGAAACAAGAACCCATCCTCAGCACTTTTAGATTCCGTAAATGTTTAGTCAAATCGGGCAATTGCGTAATACCTGTACCCGAAATATCCAACTCTTCTAATGAGTTGGCCAATTCGCCAATCGAGTCCGGAAGCATTCCTAGCTGACGACAATATCTCAAAGACAAGCGTCTAAGTTTCTTCAAGTCTCCAATTGAGTCGGGGAGTTCATGAATTTCCGCGCCATCAAAGGCTATCACTGAAAGAGCTTCAGCTTTCCAAACTGAATCAGGAACGTGGTCCAATGCAAAGCAATTAGTGGCACTAAGAATTTGCAGCTGAATCAATTTGCCTATCGACGCAGGAAGTTCTCGTACGGAAGTGTCATCGATCAGGAGCTCTCTCAAAGCATTCATCCCACCCATTTCCACTGGCAACATGGTAAGTTCGGAGCAGAACTTCAAATTCAGGGTAACCAAGAGCTTCAGATCATTAATTGAAGGATCCACATGAACCAATCGAGAACATCGCTCAAGAATCAATATCTCCAAATTTGGGCAACAAGAGAAGCTGGGGGTAGCTAGTAAGTCCGCACAACCTGTAAGATTCAAGACTTTCAATTGCTCCATCTGCAAAACAAGGGAACATATTCAGATGCCGTAGGACTCTCAATTttatcaaacaacaaaaaatgagcTATAACCCACCTTAATTCCTTTCCAAGCTCCCCAGGATTCTGTAACCTTACTCCACGAAAGATCAAGAATAGTTAGGTTCCCATTTTCCTTTAAATGAATGCTGATTGCATCTGGAGGGCACCCTTGCCAATGAAGCCACCGAATGTTTGATAAGGTAGCCGCAAATTCTCCACCATTGGTGCGACCCAAGCTGAGAAATGTCGTGTTCAGCGGTATCTCATGGCCTGCCACTTCAGTGTTAAGGTGGTCTGCTTCCTGTACGACGGACCACAAAAGTCAACAAAAGAAACTAGAAAGTCTTCAGACAATGAAGTAATTACTATGGAATCTCAAGCTCTTTTGAgctaaagaaaaatgcttcatCCATGAACCTTTtcgaagaaaatcaaaaaacaaattaaggCCTAAATGCTACTTTTTTTACCCGGCATACCTGTTTCTCCTTGCTCTTGTCCTGGGCTATGGCAGGAATGGACAATTCAATGCCTGTTCCTGGATCATGGAAACCTTTGCAAATAATCTTCCTGGCAAGGCACCTTAGCATGCTGTGCAtgcctattttattttcttccgcCTTTATTAGGGACATACGACGAAGGACCTCCATCACCTTATCAGCATGATCATAATAATGCCACATGTATGAGGCAAACCCATAATCCACATCTGGGGGAAAACATGCAATATCCAGAAACATCTGCTTTTGCTTTCGATCTAATGCATCGTAAATTGTGCTCAGAATCTTCTGGTAATCTTCCTGAGATTGTTGTATGATATCTTCGAATTTAATCCATTCTTCTAGTCCTTTATCGtgcaaaaaagaaccaaaaacttTGAGAAGCAGCGGAAGTCCCTTTGCAGCCTTGACTATGTTGTTTGCAATATAAGCATACAAAGGTAGCTCATCTCTCTTTCCGACAGCACAGCGCCAGAAAAAGTAGAAAGCTTGATTATGATGCATTGGAATGACATCGTAATACGATGGACCCAAACCTCGATCAGCAAACCCTTGAAGAACGCTTCTTTCTTTTGAGGTGACAATTATTCTGCTTCCAGGACCAAACCAATCAAGCTTAGCTCCGACAAACTCCTCAAGGAGGGACCCCGTTTCCACATCATCGAGGACAATGAGAACTTTAAAATTTCGAAATATTTCTTTAAGAAATCGTACTTCTTCGAAAGCACAAGCAGCCTCATACTCTCTTTTTAAAATATCAAAGATCAACTTGGTGTGAAGATACTGAACACCACCAGGTTGCTGCTTTGTTTCTTCCATATCCACAAGAAAACTGCAAGCATCAAAGCGAAGGGATATTTGGTCATATACAATCTTGGCAAGAGCAGTCTTTCCAATGCCATCTCTCCCATGGATTCCAACAATTCGTATGTCGTTTACATCCAGTTCCAATAATTCCATTACTTTCGATTCTTGACTGTCTTGAAGCTCCTGTAAAGGTACTTACGTTAGAAGACCAACCAACTGAgctctcctccttccttttgTAATAACAATTGAATAATAAGAGCTTTTTTTGCCGTGAAAGTCTACTCTCATACGTACATCTCCTGTTTCTTTGCCAAGTACAACACACACGTACACACTTGTATATCAACACTAAAAATTAAGAGTCCTATCAAAGTCTCGTTCAGTTGGTATTGAGTGTTTATCCTAACTACCCTCTACGAAAATCACTCACCTAAATCTCCGACACCAAAACTATGGCCAATACTACCTCACCACCCATTCCTATTTGATATAAAACAAACTTAAGCTGAAACTAGCTTCATCAATGCTTACAATCTTTAGGAGAGAGTACTCGAGAAGAGAGGAGAATAGGAGCAAAGAAATATACCGAGGTCCTGTAAGAAAACATGGGATTATCACCAATGGATAGATCTTCAGGAACATAATTGTGCTTTATCTTCAGCCTCGACAAAATTTCTCCACCGATGGATATGACAAGTGCGCCTTGACTGCCAAGGCAGAAAAAATCTCAGTTCCAAAACCATTAACAGATGCGATCTAAGGACCTACCACGCAACACACTACATAAGGAAATGGTAATTTGGATGTGCTAAAAGATCACTGATCCTCTACTGCAGAACATGCTTTACCTGATATGCACACTGATGTTTAGTAATTGCATGAACGTCTGAAAAATGCCATTGCAGCAAGTTTATAGTCCAGGCAATGGATTATTTTGTCAAAGTTGGCCATTGGGATAAAAATATCACTCAACCACGGGTCGAATTATGGAATGACGAGGTCATGTCGATGAATAGTTGAATTTTTAAAGATAGAAAAATGTTAATCCAGTTAATCCTCAtcaaatgatttcctctttttatctCTACTTTTTGTCCCCATAAAGCTTTGAAACAGGCTCGGCAACGATCATAAACCCAAGCAAGTGGACAAAACAATAGAGAGCACAGCagagtatttgcattttctgcCATTCTCGATGCAGcaacaaataaaaaggaaaccCACAAGAGAAGAAGACAGATGTTAAATATGCCTTGTATATGAACTTTGTTTCCATCCCTCAACTTTCCCAGCCTCCACGAGAGCCTTCTTCCACTGCTCCACTTTCTCATTGCCCAAGCCCTGCTTGTGCATGCCCAGGGCATCTCTGTAGAGTGATTTCTTTTCCAGCAGCACATCAGACCGTTCCACATCGTAGAAAACGGGCAGGATCTCTTTCTTCCCACCTGATCTAGACGTGTGCTCTATCATGAGTGCGAGCGTCTCAAGACACCGAGGGCTATCAGCGTAGGTTCTCGAAAAGATGGGTACGTAGATCTTGAAGCTGGAGACCCCTTCAGGTAGAATAGACAGGGTTTCGTCATCATTTCTGAAAACCTGAATTCCTTCAGCTACCAGGCGGCGATGGAGGGAATCAACGAATCCCAAGACATCATCGGACCCTCTGAAACTCAGGATCACATCAGCCTCTGGCTGTTTCGCATCCAGATTATCGGATTCTCTGCCTGCTGCGGATTCAGCCATACTCGATTCCGCCTTCACCTCCGTCTCTCGTCGTCCAATTTCTCAATCTACCCGGGTTTTCAAAGAAGAATCAACTCAACGAAACGGTTCGGAGACCAACAAAACTAATTATTTACGAACCGCCAAGAAAAATCACAATCCACGCGCCCACCGATACACCCTAAAAAAATCTGGACTTTGCTCGGAGGAAAGAGTTTCCAACTTACCTGGAAAATTCACGTCGACGCGTCGTGGGTGGAGAGCAGATCGGAAGCGTCGGTCGCCGAAACAGTGAGGGACAGCCGCGGGACAATGATCGACGGCTTCACAGAGTCAACTCGAGCTGAGTCCCCTCTCTCGGCGGAAACCCTGGCGCTGAAGGACGGTCAGCAACGAGCTTAcgtgcgcatgacaacacttctacttAAAGCaaatgttaatttttctatttctacttcaaaatttaatttctaatccaagaaagatgtttgataacatgaaaaaatttctaCGAACAATTATCGATCATAacctaaaatatattttattcaagaaaaattaaaatgcaagcATTGACGAGTTTTTATGCAAGTCGAGAGATTAATCCTACCAATCacattcaataaaataaatgcgcaatcaagtacATAAATAAAACACATCAATACATATCAAGAGTTCCCTAATATAATCTTAAGGGCTTAGAAAATGTGTGATTAGAGTTCGTGGGTGATCTGGGAGAAATTAGAGAGAATTTGCCAAAAATGGTAAAATCTTCAATTTAAAAAGATCGGAggttaaaaaatccaaaatagatCTTGGCCAATTGAACTATTTTCTAGACCAGGTCAACTCGGCCCGCACCTCTCAAGAGTGAGTACACAGCAAGcgaagagagagtgagagagagagagagctctccagtaaacaaaagaaaatatgaagaggaaagcgtaaaaaaaaaaaaaaaatagcttctgaTGGTgagaagtaagttttttttacttattaaaAGTGCTGCAAAAatcacttctgaagtaaaaagttgtttctgaagtaaaaatttaaagttgtgaaccaaacgaatttctatttcataaattacgttaccaaatgaatttatattccaaaagcacttttgaagcagaaattttgtttCGAAAGTGTTACCACTTGAAGCCCTCGTCGAAGACTTCAAGTGATAAGCACGCCTGACCTGCAACGGAAGCTGTACAGTGATAACTTATCACTTGTTAAAGCTCTTATCAGGCCCAGCCCACCCATCCCCCAGCCCATCTCGATTTTTATAGCCCATTGTAGAATGTTGTTGGGCCAATTCAATTCTCTCCTCGCGAAGCAAACTCTTGTGCGGATTTCGTTATTACTACCTCCCACAATTGGTCGTTCAAGATGGGGATTTTCCACGTGTCGATGCTGCGTCTAGCCGTTTCTCAAACTTTATTAAGTGAACGAAAGTACCCGTcttttcgaccccaaaaaataaataaataaactcttAAACTTCTAATCTTTAGAGTGACGTTACTGCCAAAAAAGTAATTCGcaaaaaattaaagttgttCATGATATTTTCTCTAGAAAATTCACGGATGCTAGGAAGTTTTCAATCTTATGGGATTCCGAATATTTGCAAGAACATataacaaaaattacaaatgctGAGAAAAATTACGAGGTATGCTCGTTATGATATGTGCTGTTATTCTATTATCTTTACCTTAGGTAGTTACTAAGTCCTACTCTATTGTTAAATCCTGGGTCATAGAGGTAAATCATTAATCGTATGCGAAAAATGAGTCACGGCAGTTATAAATAAACTAGGACTCGTAAAACTAAATTACTACATATAAGCGTAACAAACAGTACGGTGATTTCAAGTAAATTACGTTAAGCTTCGAAAAGAAAATCTGAATTTGTGCGGgacttttcccctttctttttgtaCGGGGTCATTCACCGAGTCTTTTGCGATTACGCTTAGTTTAAGTTATAAGAAGCAAcaagaatagaataaaaaaaaatgtagatataaccttgtaattttgtaaataatggTGATTCAAAATAAGACCACGTTCATCTTTTAACTTACATAACATTTGCAAATGAACAGAAACTTTTGtttgtgcaattgagtcatttaACTTTAGGGTAACTCGGTTTGAATCCAATCTGAATTTGGTTCCATGCGCAGAATTGCCCTAGGATGGATATAGAATCTCATTCTTAGGTTGAAAATGCTAGTCCTACCTAAGAACAATTTCAACACATAATAAAAGTCTTGGCGCATGGATAAAACTGGATAAGTGCATTATGAGTCAAAACTTGTTATGAGAGTGCAATTGAGTcgtaaactttcaaaaatttaacaaatcataaaacttgttaaaCTGGTTAAAAGAAATGCACCCGTTAAGGCAACAAAGCCCAGAAACATATATCCCCATAAAATTGCTTAAAACAAGAAGGGCTAATACAAGAAAAAAGCCCCAAATTGATTCTCGTGTCACAAAAACTCTCGAATTGATACACCCatgccacatttaccccaaactaattttcatgtcacaaaaattccaaaatggtACAGCCTTGCCACATTAACCCTAGTTGTAGTAAATTAATTTTGGGGGTAAATATAGCacgagtgtatcggtttgagagtTTTGTGATACGGAAActagtttgaagtaaatgtggCACTAGTGCACCCGTTTGGGTAAAATGTGGCGTAGGAGTATCAGTTCAATAACGCATAATTAGTTTAGTGTAAACGTGGCATGGctgtactagtttggaatttttcagtGGTATAAAcccaaacaagaaaatataAGATCTAGCCTTCAAAAGACTTACTTTGGGATCACAGCTTCATTGTAAAGTCTTAATAGCTGAGACAATTCATCTTATTAGGCAGGGAACAAGTACAAGATCGGAATTTCAGTCTCCCCCTCGATGCATCTACATGACTGATTCGTCATGGTAATTCCATCATAAATCAACTACATTTGGCCTTCATTGCAGCCATTGTTCATCATTGGAAAAACATCCACTAACGTTGTATGACGAGCCACAATGGCGTAACCACTTGGGCAGCTATAAACGTGAAGCCATACACAAAGATTCTACTGTACTCGAGCAACTAACAAAATTTTTCACTCTATTAAACACCTGTGGATTGTAGAAGGTGCTTGATCGTGGGGATAGTTCAAAGTCCGACTAAAATGCATTTAACCCCGTGGTGTAGCTTGTCGAGATTAAATCTAGACTTTATTTCATCCGTAGGAAGAAGGAGGTCAGAAGCAGTATTGAGCACACCCGCTCTCCAATTCCGATCATCAACCTAAGGAAAATGAAGCCACTTTAGCATCAGACGAACTTGTACCGAAAGCAAACTTCCATAGCGAAGTATAAGAATCGTTGATCGTGTTTAGTTCTATACCCTCCGAGATCAACAAGTTTTTCCGTTTCAATCTTTCTTTCCGAGGCCATTGCCTCATTTTGGCTTGAGGTTTGCTCTAACATAGAGCGAGATCCTTCCATAGCAGCAAATCCATGTTTAGCTATTTCGCTGTACCCCGCATTCACATCCTCCACGACAATCTTAGATTTCCTCCACGACCTATATCATACGTACTCGGAAAAAATTTCGCAATATCAACAATAAAATTCTATGGTTTGAAGAATTTATAAGTGTAGCACAGTAAGAGTGAAGGTACATCTAGAAACCTTCCTATCAGCCCAAAGCGAACTGACAATTAGAAGGCAAAACCAAATTCCAACCAGGAAGACTGAAATCCAGGGCACGTTTCTATCATGGCTCGGGATGCAATGAAAGCAGACCATTTCTTTCATCTCCCCATGACCACCTTGTAAAACATGGTTACGAAACGTAGCCACTGGGACCACCTTCTTCCCCTGGACCAGTTTTGTCCCCCACGAAACAGAGGTTAATCAAAACACTAACAATTCTATCGAGTGtcttttaaactttttatttctgaaaagaTTCGCATTTCTCGTTTTACTGAAGAGAAACCACTCAAGAGTTGCTACTGGTTTAATTCACCTACGTAtgtttgcatttttagatcaatCTTGCGTGCTCAACTAGAATTTTAGAATCTAGAAGTTTAAACCATGTCATTTTCCAGTTCGAAAAAGGTTCAGACCATTTCAATTCTTTGTTTTGAAAAACAGAAGGCGATGAAATGCATTAAGAGTGTGAAGAGAACGGATACAAAAAGGAGGGAAAGGAGGGTAAATGAAATCGttcaaagtcaaagtcaaagtcaaagaaATCCGGCCCGCAAGCTATGTAGAACCGAGCTCCAAGCCCACGGCAATTTAATTTGACTGGCTGCGGCGTGGAATGAAACCGATCGTAGTTTGGTTGTGTGGGTGAAATACAATGGAACTGGACCCCGTCTTTATTAATTTGGTAAATTAGTACCTTAGCTAGATCCAGTGTGGGGATCAGTATTGAACGTGAAATCGAATTAGGTGAAAGATCAAAATTTGCCTCTTTTTAAGACATGGAAACGAGATGAGAGCAGTTCCTAATCTACTAAGCTTAGACTCGTAAAGTCGAAATGACTTGACATGCCTCGAACGAATTCAGTTGGGTCTCAATATTGA from Rhodamnia argentea isolate NSW1041297 chromosome 2, ASM2092103v1, whole genome shotgun sequence encodes the following:
- the LOC115737370 gene encoding disease resistance protein RPV1-like encodes the protein MAESAAGRESDNLDAKQPEADVILSFRGSDDVLGFVDSLHRRLVAEGIQVFRNDDETLSILPEGVSSFKIYVPIFSRTYADSPRCLETLALMIEHTSRSGGKKEILPVFYDVERSDVLLEKKSLYRDALGMHKQGLGNEKVEQWKKALVEAGKVEGWKQSSYTSQGALVISIGGEILSRLKIKHNYVPEDLSIGDNPMFSYRTSELQDSQESKVMELLELDVNDIRIVGIHGRDGIGKTALAKIVYDQISLRFDACSFLVDMEETKQQPGGVQYLHTKLIFDILKREYEAACAFEEVRFLKEIFRNFKVLIVLDDVETGSLLEEFVGAKLDWFGPGSRIIVTSKERSVLQGFADRGLGPSYYDVIPMHHNQAFYFFWRCAVGKRDELPLYAYIANNIVKAAKGLPLLLKVFGSFLHDKGLEEWIKFEDIIQQSQEDYQKILSTIYDALDRKQKQMFLDIACFPPDVDYGFASYMWHYYDHADKVMEVLRRMSLIKAEENKIGMHSMLRCLARKIICKGFHDPGTGIELSIPAIAQDKSKEKQEADHLNTEVAGHEIPLNTTFLSLGRTNGGEFAATLSNIRWLHWQGCPPDAISIHLKENGNLTILDLSWSKVTESWGAWKGIKMEQLKVLNLTGCADLLATPSFSCCPNLEILILERCSRLVHVDPSINDLKLLVTLNLKFCSELTMLPVEMGGMNALRELLIDDTSVRELPASIGKLIQLQILSATNCFALDHVPDSVWKAEALSVIAFDGAEIHELPDSIGDLKKLRRLSLRYCRQLGMLPDSIGELANSLEELDISGTGITQLPDLTKHLRNLKVLRMGSCFIRKFPRDIEWLTNLEEVHASLSRNLGGDIPSGIWLLRHLRELRLRATSISRLPPEIQFMSSLQTLDLFDCDCLKDLPTVPPPKLIKLEVDPHRKQKMLGSSEFSRWWYLLQ